Proteins from a single region of Hydrogenimonas thermophila:
- a CDS encoding DUF6394 family protein yields MNLEKVISGFFIIMALTLNFGFFYGDPSVLEQHNRYELFAAIVVNLIATIYKLGDKTQLGAVLLATSLVADIQLIGAASIWALGEYVTGMNVETVTAIISFSGGALLANIISVILFTGDVLKSKR; encoded by the coding sequence ATGAATTTAGAGAAAGTCATTTCAGGCTTTTTTATTATTATGGCTCTTACACTGAATTTTGGTTTCTTTTATGGTGACCCTTCAGTGCTTGAACAGCATAACAGATATGAACTTTTTGCTGCAATTGTTGTAAACTTGATTGCTACAATCTATAAACTTGGAGATAAAACACAGCTTGGAGCGGTACTTCTTGCTACTAGTCTTGTTGCAGACATACAGTTGATTGGAGCTGCATCTATATGGGCATTAGGTGAGTATGTAACTGGAATGAATGTAGAGACGGTAACTGCTATTATCTCTTTTTCTGGCGGTGCATTGTTGGCAAATATTATTTCAGTTATACTCTTTACAGGTGATGTTCTAAAATCTAAAAGGTAA